A genomic region of Sciurus carolinensis chromosome 7, mSciCar1.2, whole genome shotgun sequence contains the following coding sequences:
- the Gmnn gene encoding geminin isoform X3, which translates to MNPSMKQKPEGVQENVKNSPVPRRTLKMIQPSAAGSLVGRENELPKGLSKRKHWNDQLTSKTSSPGAVTVPELSENKSLGGVTQEAFDLMIKGSFSFCCEAHVVGLTRTSLVLLERQLLPGLPHTANSAENQLHKEIEQKDNEIARLKRENKELAEVAEHVHYMAEVIERLSNEPLDNFESPDSQEFDSEEEAGEDSEVEDSETTGTHAEEAVSSSTDAEP; encoded by the exons ATGAACCCCAGTATGAAGCAGAAACCTGAAGGAGTCCAAGAGAATGTGAAG AATAGTCCTGTTCCAAGAAGAACTCTGAAGATGATTCAGCCTTCTGCCGCTGGATCACTTGTTGGAAGAGAAAATGAG TTGCCTAAGGGCTTATCCAAACGGAAACATTGGAATGACCAGTTAACATCCAAGACTTCCAGCCCTGGAGCTGTTACTGTCCCAGaactaagtgaaaataaaagtctTGGAGGAGTCACCCAAGAAGCATTTGATCTTATGATTAAAG GATCGTTTTCCTTTTGCTGTGAAGCACATGTAGTTGGACTGACACGCACTAGCTTAGTGTTGCTGGAAAGGCAACTGTTACCAGGATTGCCACACACAGCGAACTCTGCAGAGAACCAG CTTCATAAGGAAATTGAACAAAAGGACAATGAAATTGCCCGCCTAAAAAGGGAGAATAAGGAGTTGGCAGAAGTGGCAGAGCACGTGCACTATATGGCAGAGGTGATAGAG AGACTGAGTAATGAACCGCTGGATAACTTTGAATCACCGGATAGTCAGGAATTTGATTCAGAAGAGGAAGCTGGTGAGGATTCGGAAGTGGAGGACTCAGAAACTACTGGCACACATGCTGAAGAGGCTGTCTCCTCCTCCACGGATGCAGAACCATGA
- the Armh2 gene encoding armadillo-like helical domain-containing protein 2 codes for MTKRQFFCTRIWVRVHFCFVRLCKCLQNFWNVTVKSCFAEEEKEEVHISSAESIFHKEKMLALGHTLKNSLLPFETRAQAAQKIGLLAFTGGPIAGKFAADYMKEIADLLQNEKVVPKVKVLLLQSVACWCYLNPVSQRKAKRLKFIPILTQILESHLQSTNKSEMNYHLLVKFWTCYTLSVMTCNNVSFIKELKDHSGLKCNLQILASENWSGWPENFAEVLYFLIGFHRN; via the exons ATGACCAAGAGACAGTTTTTCTGCACACGAATTTGGGTTCGGGTGCACTTCTGTTTTGTGAGGTTGTGTAAGTGCCTCCAAAATTTCTGGAATGTCACTGTTAAGAGCTGTTTTgctgaggaggagaaggaggaagtgcACATCTCCTCAGCTGAGAGtatttttcacaaagaaaaaatgcTGGCACTTGGCCACACCTTGAAGAATTCGCTTCTACCCTTTGAAACGAGAGCCCAGGCTGCCCAGAAAATTGGGCTGCTGGCCTTCACAG GTGGACCCATTGCTGGGAAGTTCGCAGCTGATTACATGAAAGAAATAGCTGACTTGTTGCAAAATGAAAAGGTGGTTCCCAAAGTGAAGGTTCTGCTGCTCCAGAGCGTGGCGTGTTGGTGCTACTTAAACCCTGTCAGCCAGCGGAAAGCCAAACGCCTGAAGTTCATTCCTATTCTCACTCAGATTTTGGAAAGTCATCTTCAGTCTACCAACAAAAGTGAAATGAACTACCACCTCCTTGTTAAATTCTGGACTTGTTATACCCTCTCTGTCATGACATGCAATAACGTATCATTCATAAAGGAGCTTAAGGATCACAGTGGTCTAAAATGTAATCTGCAAATATTGGCTTCAGAGAATTGGTCCGGCTGGCCTGAGAATTTTGCGGAGGTGCTGTATTTCCTAATTGGTTTTCACAGGAATTGA
- the Gmnn gene encoding geminin isoform X2, whose amino-acid sequence MNPSMKQKPEGVQENVKNSPVPRRTLKMIQPSAAGSLVGRENELPKGLSKRKHWNDQLTSKTSSPGAVTVPELSENKSLGGVTQEAFDLMIKENPSSQYWKEVAEKRRKALYEALKENEKLHKEIEQKDNEIARLKRENKELAEVAEHVHYMAEVIERLSNEPLDNFESPDSQEFDSEEEAGEDSEVEDSETTGTHAEEAVSSSTDAEP is encoded by the exons ATGAACCCCAGTATGAAGCAGAAACCTGAAGGAGTCCAAGAGAATGTGAAG AATAGTCCTGTTCCAAGAAGAACTCTGAAGATGATTCAGCCTTCTGCCGCTGGATCACTTGTTGGAAGAGAAAATGAG TTGCCTAAGGGCTTATCCAAACGGAAACATTGGAATGACCAGTTAACATCCAAGACTTCCAGCCCTGGAGCTGTTACTGTCCCAGaactaagtgaaaataaaagtctTGGAGGAGTCACCCAAGAAGCATTTGATCTTATGATTAAAG AAAACCCGTCTTCTCAGTATTGGAAAGAAGTGGCAGAAAAACGGAGAAAAGCTCTCTACGAAGCActtaaggaaaatgagaaa CTTCATAAGGAAATTGAACAAAAGGACAATGAAATTGCCCGCCTAAAAAGGGAGAATAAGGAGTTGGCAGAAGTGGCAGAGCACGTGCACTATATGGCAGAGGTGATAGAG AGACTGAGTAATGAACCGCTGGATAACTTTGAATCACCGGATAGTCAGGAATTTGATTCAGAAGAGGAAGCTGGTGAGGATTCGGAAGTGGAGGACTCAGAAACTACTGGCACACATGCTGAAGAGGCTGTCTCCTCCTCCACGGATGCAGAACCATGA
- the Gmnn gene encoding geminin isoform X1, with the protein MVSASWVLKALPLLPVVGLHQHFLKSLLCIASYIMNPSMKQKPEGVQENVKNSPVPRRTLKMIQPSAAGSLVGRENELPKGLSKRKHWNDQLTSKTSSPGAVTVPELSENKSLGGVTQEAFDLMIKGSFSFCCEAHVVGLTRTSLVLLERQLLPGLPHTANSAENQLHKEIEQKDNEIARLKRENKELAEVAEHVHYMAEVIERLSNEPLDNFESPDSQEFDSEEEAGEDSEVEDSETTGTHAEEAVSSSTDAEP; encoded by the exons ATGGTTTCAGCATCCTGGGTCTTGAAAGCATTGCCCCTGCTCCCTGTAGTGGGTCTCCACCAGCATTTTCTTAAG AGTCTCCTGTGCATTGCCAGCTATATCATGAACCCCAGTATGAAGCAGAAACCTGAAGGAGTCCAAGAGAATGTGAAG AATAGTCCTGTTCCAAGAAGAACTCTGAAGATGATTCAGCCTTCTGCCGCTGGATCACTTGTTGGAAGAGAAAATGAG TTGCCTAAGGGCTTATCCAAACGGAAACATTGGAATGACCAGTTAACATCCAAGACTTCCAGCCCTGGAGCTGTTACTGTCCCAGaactaagtgaaaataaaagtctTGGAGGAGTCACCCAAGAAGCATTTGATCTTATGATTAAAG GATCGTTTTCCTTTTGCTGTGAAGCACATGTAGTTGGACTGACACGCACTAGCTTAGTGTTGCTGGAAAGGCAACTGTTACCAGGATTGCCACACACAGCGAACTCTGCAGAGAACCAG CTTCATAAGGAAATTGAACAAAAGGACAATGAAATTGCCCGCCTAAAAAGGGAGAATAAGGAGTTGGCAGAAGTGGCAGAGCACGTGCACTATATGGCAGAGGTGATAGAG AGACTGAGTAATGAACCGCTGGATAACTTTGAATCACCGGATAGTCAGGAATTTGATTCAGAAGAGGAAGCTGGTGAGGATTCGGAAGTGGAGGACTCAGAAACTACTGGCACACATGCTGAAGAGGCTGTCTCCTCCTCCACGGATGCAGAACCATGA